The Tenrec ecaudatus isolate mTenEca1 chromosome 4, mTenEca1.hap1, whole genome shotgun sequence region CAGGTAGAAGCAGGGTGACTGTGTCGCTGCTACTGAGCTGGACCCTgagtcatggcgaccctacaCACAGCCAGATGGAACCATTGAGATCCACAATGGTATTCGTCCACTgcaaggtctttcttcctagtccatcttagtctggaagcaccactgaaacTGGCTCAGCTTCATAGCGATATGCAAGGCCCCGATGGCAGATGGGTGCTGACGGCTACACATGAAGTGCATTTGTCTTGATCTGAACCGGTTTCTCCCACATAgggggcaagaattctaccactgaaccaccaatgcCTCGTCGAACTAGGGTAGATGGAACAAACCATGGGATCTATTAGGTATATGTGAAGCCACGCATCTAAAAACTGCTGCTGAGCTGATTTTGATTCagagtgacccgacaggacagagtcgaactgctccctggggctttAAAGAGTGCTACTGAAAAAGGCTGAGGCCAAATCTTAGAAAATGACATCTAGTAAAATAGAAGGCCAATGAAAATGAGGAAACCCCACAATGAGATAGGCTGATGCAATGGCCAGAACAATGGGCTTAAATCTAccagtgatcatgaagatggcactgGCCAGGCAATGTTGAGTTCTACAGGACATGCGGTGATCAGGACTGAAAGCGGATTCAATGCCAGCTAACAACAAGAACGTGTTAGAAGGTTGTCTGAACTACAATGGGAGAAATACGGTCAGTTTGTTAGGCAATGAGGAACTCCGGGAGGTACTGCTACAGGGGAGCAGTGTGTGGGAATTATGTTTTAGCAAGCTTGACTTGGCAGGTTATTgtaggagagagaggaagggagacgaCTTAGGAGGCAGAAGCCCTGGCCTGGACTCTAAGGCCAAGGTCTGAGCTGGAGAACTGACAGGAGAAAGAGCGTTGAAAGAAAGACTTCCGAAGTATAATCTACAGTTCACTACTCCAAGTGTGGTCCTGGGGCAACACCAACCTGGACCGTGTTAGCCATACAGAACATAGACCCCCACCCCAGACCTCTAATGAGTCAAGATCTACATGTTAACAAGAGCCCTGAATGAAGCACTATTCTACACGATTTGACAACTGACTGCAGGTAGTAGAGGAGGGAGAAGCTGTTTTGAGGATTAGGCCCTAAGAGTCTGGGGATATAGTCATCGTGGGCAGTAGAGTCATGTCTGCTgtgagataccaggagggcaggggaaggtgggtggagaaagggggaaccgattgcaatgatcaacatataaccctctcctgggaggacaggcaacagataagtgggtaaagggagacagtagtcggtGTGAgacataaataaaaaagaataatttatcaattttcaagggttcaggaggaaaGGATGgtaagagagaggggtgggggatgaactgatgataccaagggctcaagtagaaagaaaatgttttgaaaatgatgacagcaacatgtacaaaagtgcttgacataatggatggatgtatggattatgctgagctgtaatagccccccaaaaatgatttaaaaaaataagtctgCCGTGAGTCTGAGAAGAGCAGACTAAAGACAAGCCTGTGAGTGCAGGGGCAAAAGCTAGTGGGTATTTGGGGGAACAGAGCATCTCTGCTGAATTTTGTATCTTTACTCTAAATCACTGTATAGTGGAGCTACTTAAACCAATCGCATCATGGACAGATTCCCTTTGTAAAAATACAGTAATACCCAGATTTGAAGAGTCGCTTAATGGTCTTGTCTAAAAAAGAAATCTAAATCAGTTGACCAAGTGTTTGTCAACAACAATTATGAAAATGATGATACTAACAAGAGCTGCTATTTGGTGAGTGGCTGTGCTGTTTCAGAATAAGtaattttgttgttattattaggtgTTATTGAGTTAGTTTTCAACTCAGGACAAACCCATgtgacaaagtaaaactgctgTAAAGATGTGCCAGGCCAAGTAATTTTTTTtagttaaatacttttattgggactcttacagctcttatcacaatccatacatcattgtatcaagcatatttatacatatgttgacatcattattttctaaacatttactttgtatttgagcccttgatatcagctcctctttttccctgcctcccctcttaCCACCCTCATgattccttgataaattatgttattattattttcatatcttacattgaccgcTATCTCCCTTACCCCATGGTCTTTTGTATAatgcatattttaaataatttacctCCCCCGATAGACTAGGAACCCTTCTTGACATTCCAAGTTATCTTGAGGACTAAGCCTGACCAATGCTATGGTCTTTctgagttgcctcatatgcatgcaaaagctggacaatgagaaCGGAAAACTGGAGAGCtggtgcatttgagttatggtattgGTAAAGGGTATTAACTATATGACCGGCTGCCAGCAGAATGAgccattctgtcttggaagaagtacaatcagaatctccttagaagaaaggatggcaagacttggtcttgcttactttggatatgttctcaAGAGGGGCCAGTCACTTGAGAAGTCAgtgagaagaggaagaccttcagtgagatgcaTTGGTGTGGTGGCAACAACAATGGCCTCAACTGAACAACAAGATGGTGTCAGACCGATAGGCATCCATTCGGTTATGTGTGCAGAGTCATTACAAGTTgggaccgactcaatggcacctaacagcaccaaCATTGGCCCTTTTAATTAATGGGTACGCATTAGTATTGTGATTAGTCCTACTACTCTAAATTAATTTTGCCTTGTTGAGAATGTAAACAGTAAAATGTAAAACCAATCCAACTGTTTCTACACGAACCATTTCTTGGCATTGCCTTCTCGGAGTAGAGCAGTCATTCTCACCCTCATTCTGTTCCTTTCTTGCGGACAAACTcattgcccctccccctcccccactccaggGGTCTTATCTAATCTCTTCAGTTGATGTTGTTACTTTATTATCATACAGATAGTTCTTGAAAGAACAGAGGCAGGCATGTTTAACTGGGTGAGATCAAGTACTGTGTGGTTGTAAGAAGGCTTCAGAAGATATATTTGATTTAAGGCTTAAAGACAATCTCAGGACAACAGTTTTAGGGATTCCTCCAGAAGAATTTGGAATTCTGTTCTGCATGCCCTCTCTTCTGCTCACTATTGTCCAATAGAACCTTTTTATCAAAATGTTCAAGAATGGTAGCTGGGACCATCTAGTTCTCTAGTCTTATGGCAAAGAGGACAGTTGTTCATGgaagttactgttgttgttactaataattttaaaattgtacattagtttgggtttacatttcagatcaactTTGTATTCGCCAGTTTAAACTACCAATctatctcccacccacccccgccaatAGTTTTCCTTTACCCCACGCcttgatttcttgtcattttctaCTTCACCCAAGTCAACACCGGTCAACCATCTAgtctattgttttctttccctccctgccctccccacttTGGCAAATTCTACAGTCCATCTCCTTTGGTATGAAGAGATTATttgttaatgaatgaaaaccaattgAGTGAGAGTAGCTGTATTCATAGCATTTTAAACATCGAGATGCTCTGGCACATATTCCATTGCTTTTTTATGTCTCTGTTTTTTATGGGAAGAGACAAACTATTCTCTTTCTTGCTCTCAGTATTGAACTCACTGTCAGGCAGATAGTGAgcgttgtcgttaggtgccaccgagtcagctctgactcacagtgaccctatgcccaacagaatgagacactgcacagtcctgtgccaccctcccgACAGTTCCTGTGCCCGGACAGGGTCACCACAGTGAGCAGGTTTCCGTGGCGCGCCCAGACGGAAACCcaacaatgaagaaggacttggcttCCACCTTGGAAAAAGATGCCACTGAAACCCTTGTGCAGGGCTTTGAAGCATGGTCAAACAGGGTGAGCGAGTGCTCCCTAAATATGGATGAACGAGGGAATTTTTAGTTGGCACTAAGCAGTTTTTTTTAATGGTAATAAATCCTTGAAACTCGCAAAAGTGAATGGAGTGTAGCCTCAGAATTGAGACTAACCAAGAATGCGGTAACATAATCAGCATTTCAGTTTGGCCAAAGCAGCAGGGACGTCATAATAGAAGGGTCATGATCTCCGCAAGGTTTCAGAAAAAGGAGTCAGAAAAATGAGATGTGGACAGTGTCGTTCCACGCAGTGCATGGGACAGGCTGTTCTGATGAAAACAGACACCTTTCAGACCGGAGACAGCTTCTCCAGTTACACCAGCCAGATGGAAGCATTCTTCCATATCCCTCATCACAATTCCAGGGCTGTCGGCTGGCCTTCTGAAAACACCTAGTCCCTCAGGAGGAGTGCTCTGAACGGATCACCATCCTCAGTGTAGCTGCCGAAATCAGGCTGAGCTAGCTGAGAGACGTGTGAATCCCGACTCCACTACTTGCTAGTCCTTAACCTTGAGCAACTTTCTTGACCTCTCTGAACTTCATCTTTAAAGTAAGGATAAAAGTCATCTTTCAGGGTTATGAACATTAACAATAAAATAGTATCTACTAGACTCCTGTTCAGTATCAAGAGTGTAGCATAATAATATTAACGTTCCTTGTACATCACCGTGTCTGCCCAGCCTTCTTGCCCCACCTCGGGTCTTCCTCTCATACCTAACAAGGCGATATCCCATGCAGCTGCATGCAGGCCTCTGGCATCCCTGGGTCTAGGACTGTGTCAGAGGACTGCTTTCCTGTGGTCGCAGCAACCAGCCACCCTGCCTCCTTTTAGCATCGCTACTGGCAGCTTGTTGATGTGCTAGGAATTCAAACACAATTTGAAGATACTACCATTGGCGCCCAACACCAAGTTTTTAGGGACCCTTCAAAACCTCAACCTTTTAGCATTCTACACACTATGAAATCACAGGGTCCCCTGCTGTGCTGGCTGCTGATGAGCCTGTCCCCGATTCATGGTAACCCCAAGCAGAAAAGAATGAGATGCTGCCATCCCATAACTGGATAGGGTTTGCCTCGACTGGATTttggaagaagattgccaggcttttcttcgtaTCCCATCTTCGTCTGGCAGCTCCGCTGCAACCCGTTGAGCATCATTGCAGCATGCTAGCCTCCACTCATCGTTGGGGTGGCTGCTCATATAATGACTGGGTATCGAAGCCAGATCTCTGCCGTGCCAGGTGAGAGTTCTGACATCGACACAAAGCAGAAAATCTGTCTTGGGACTCCAAGGCCAGTGACCTTTCCCCAGTGGGAGAGAGCAGGGCATATGGACTGCTCACTCGTGCAAGAATGGCTTTCCAATTGCAGGCCCGCCTGACTTCCAGGAACCCAGGAGGCTTAGGAAAGTCTGCTACCAAGGTGAGGCATTCCCATGGCTAACCTGGGCCACCCTGGTCTCAGTGTGGTCATAATCACAGCTAGTGTTTGTTGTGAGCTAGACACGGCACCACGTGCTTTGAGGAAATGCACAGGTGGTTCTCAGATAGCACATGACGCAGAGTAACAGAAAGGTTGGAATTCattcagaggtgccttggaagaaaggcctggaaatctacttccaaaaatacataagccattggaaaccctatggagcagagttctacgtGGACATGCAGAGGGTGAGTATGAACCAGAGTTAATTCCATGGGAATGGATGTATTACTATCATACATAAATGTACAGCTCCTTCTACAACAGGGTTTCCCAGAGGGAGTGATCTTATCTATGTTCATCCTGGGTTACAGGCCTTATTACAAGTGTTTTTAATCACCCTAGGAGCAACAGGGGTGGGGTTTTCTTGTCCAAAAAGGGGGATATCCCACCCCTCATATGCCTCtaaggcccacagaggggtgggggaagcaaacGAAGGCAATGGGGGTCAGAGCACTAAccaacccaaggagagggtattgtttgtatctccaccgGACAGGGAGAGCGGGAGTGGACCCATTCCGTCATGCCAGTCCACAGGCAATGCTCCTGAGCAGAGCAGCCCGTTCCCGAGACTGCAGGGTCGGCCTCTCCCGAGATGACAGTGTTTCAGAGGACAGCTCTGAAGAAACAGTTCAGAAAGAGCGACAGGTTAGCCCACCTGCATGGAGCAGAGTAGGAGGGCAGatcaacagaccagtgatggagGGAAGCCACCAAGTCCCCGGAGGGCCCCGAGTGTGGGCTTCTGACTCAGGGGCAACAGTTGGCAGGAGACCTGAAGGGGCCACATTGAAGGtgtaaattggggggggggggagcacgaGACCTCTCCATCCGAGACTGTGAATAGCAACATGAACCTAGGGAAGCTCACCTCTTCAGCACAAATGCGGCTCTGCCTCATGATCCCCGTTAGACTGGTGGTTATCTGTATGCTGGTGTGTTctggtttttaaacatttttaaacatcttttattattattttgttttttggtgttgaTATGTAGAAGAAAAGCAGGGTGGGCCGTCTTACAGAGAGAGTGGCCAGACCGTTGGTTCCTGGGGGTACAGGAGGAAAGGAGAGGGAAGGGTCCAGGGGAATAGTAAGAATTCTGAAATGGACTGCCAGGAAGGTGTAGCTTAtctgggcatgtttgatcaatcaaatTGTATTTGAGAGGAAGAATTACTGAAGGTGAATGACAGGCAagcataatagtgggggaggaggaaaaaacaaaatccaatatatatgtgtgtgcatatgcataaatatacatatacgaatatgtatatatgtttatgtatatgtgtatatatgtaaatataacatggaaacagatggactttgggcctctgcttaaatcttatctcagtacaagaatggtttgttctaataatgtggcattgtatgatacccaccttcctggcaagacaaaatgaatgcatagCAAATACAGTGGAGAAagacgatggtgcccggctatcaaaagctatagcatctggggtcttaaaggcttgtagttaaacaagtggccatctagcagggaagcaacaaagcccacatggaagaagcacaccagactgtgtgatcatgaggtattgacaggaagcggtatcagaagttcaaagagCACACatccaaattgatatgaaggggagtgaatgtagtggagacccaaagtcctccAGCAAGGCGACTGGACAGTCTTTCTTAGAAGGGCCTCATGGAATGGAGGATGAATCCAGGGTGCGGTGTGGCTCTGATGAACCCAcaagtatcctctagttctttagggtTCCCTCCCCTTACCATTGTGGTCCCTACATGATCTACCTCATTGGTCATGTTAGAGCTGCGTGTGTTCCTTTGTACACTTCAGATGGTTCAGTAGAGGGTAGTCCAGACAGAGGACCCCTCAGAGACCCTGACAGGACTAAGGGTTCCTGGATGGTACAGGAAGTGAGAGgtgaggtgggggagaggagtTGCTAGCACTGATGATTGTATACCCCCACCCAAGGGGATTTAATaacagaactgtatgggaagggaaAGGATATATCGGAATgaataagatatgtcaataaaaacatTATTCACTTCCTTTCTGTGGTCAGCCTGAGAGCCTGTTGTCGAAATGGGCAAGTGCACGAAACCCGGGAAGGTGGTGCTGGTCCTGGCGGGACGCTATTTGGGATGCAAAGCGGTCATCGTGAAGAACATTGATGACGGCACTTCGGACCGCCCCTACAGCCACGCCCTGGTGGCTGGAATCGACCGATATCCCCGCAAAGTGACAGCTGCCATGGGCAAGAAGAAAATTGCCAAGAGGTCGAAGATCAAGTCTTTTGTGAAGGTGTATAACTATAATCACCTCATGCCCATGAGGTACTCCGTAGACATCCCCTTGGACAAAACTATCGTCAACAAGGATGTCTTCAGAGACCCTGCTCTTAAACGCAGGGCCCGTCCGGGAGGCCAAGGTCAAATTTGAGGAGAGGTACAAGACAGGCAAAAACAAGTGGTTCTTTCAGAAGCTGAGATTCTAGGTCGAgccaaaatcattaaaaacacccccaaaataaaaaacaaacattatTCAAGAAAAAAGGAGCAAGGGGGCGATAGGCCAAATAAGCTTGCCCTATGTTCtttaacagcagttctcaacctgtgggtcttgacccctttggggattgaacaaccctttgacaggggtcacctaagagcatctgaaaacacatatttctgagggTCTTTGGAACCgacacaccgctcctctatccgtctccaggaggaTAAgtaagtacccagcatgaagactgttcccCATGCAACACCacgctttaagacaaaatttcatttattcgtaattagaaataaatatttcacaatgcatgacatcttgtttttgtgattaaccactacactttaactatgttcaatttgtaacaatgaaaatacatcctgcatattagatatttacatgacgattcataacagtagcaaaatgacagtgaataagtagcaacaaaaataattttatggttggggggctcaccacaacatgaggaactgtatgaaagggtcgcggcattaggaaggtggagaaccactgttctacaaGGAGCTATTATGATTTCCTGTTTCTGCAGCTGATCAAACAGAGTCAGCGAAGTTCAAGAACTTCTTTGAGGTTTGACACCATCAGGCCAGAATGGTGGACGGCAGAGCCAGGCCTGTCTGGCTGCAGGTGACAACCCTGGCTGTGAACGCACCCCCTCCTCACCGGGCTTGCAATGAGCTAAAATAAAGAACCTCCAAGCGTCCTCCCCAGTTCCCTGGCTGGGCAAAACGATTAAGTACCTGGCTACCACCCGAGAGAAACTGGCCCGTCAGCCGGCTTCTGAAGGCCGAGCCATGTACAACCCCTGGGGCGTGGCCATCACTTCCAGCCAGCTCCCAAAGCACTTGGTTTTTCTCGTTGGTGTCGGAGGAACTGTACGTTGTGATTTCGGGATAATAGTTGCATCCCTTCCCTCAACATGAAAAAGATCACACGAGACGCGCAGggaaaacagacagaaacacagcAATCATCCCcttcagaagcagaaagcctggcCTCACACTGCAGGAGAGACGCCAGCCTGCTGAAGCTGGCAAGGGACATGGGACTCAAGGAGCCCGTTCCCAATGTGTGATCTGGAGGGCAAGTCTGCCACCATAACGTCTTCCTCCAACCTGCTACTGCCCTCAGGAGATGGCGAAGTGTGACATGTGCTTCTAGGCACAGCAAGCTGCAGAGCGGGCAGGCACATATCTGGTCAAGGTCGTGCTGGGCATCACTCTTTGAAGTTGGGCCCAAGCCACACTGAGCACTGAGAACAGCCACAATCACTGGGTGCTGGCTCCCCGGTTAGATACTAGGGTTCAACAGGCTTGGTTCAAGGTTTCTGTCTGAAAGCCCCCCTCAGACTGTGGTGGCTGGGCTGGTGAGTTAGGGATGAGGTGGGTGGTTCATGGAGACCCAGGGACCCCTGGAGCCGCTTTCTCCCTGCTCAGCAGCACCCCTAGGAAGCCACCTTGAAGCTGGTCAGTTATAAATGCCAAACAGTTGGCGCGTTCCCAGCCCCATCTTCTTAAGTCAAAACGCACCTCCTCCAAAAAGTCCTGAGATGGGATCCAATAGCCCTTCCTACCTTTCTCACTCCCTCAT contains the following coding sequences:
- the LOC142447090 gene encoding large ribosomal subunit protein eL27-like, with the translated sequence MGKCTKPGKVVLVLAGRYLGCKAVIVKNIDDGTSDRPYSHALVAGIDRYPRKVTAAMGKKKIAKRSKIKSFVKVYNYNHLMPMRYSVDIPLDKTIVNKDVFRDPALKRRARPGGQGQI